In the genome of Nonlabens sp. MB-3u-79, one region contains:
- a CDS encoding HIT family protein, with product MMSIFTKIITGEIPSFKVAENEDFIAFLDINPNAPGHTLCVPKKEVNKIFDLDSETYFDLMDFSREVALALREEVPCERIGMSVIGLEVPHVHVHLIPLRDMEDMRFINKVDLSKEAMQDIAERVKARFEAN from the coding sequence ATCATGAGCATTTTTACAAAAATCATCACAGGAGAAATACCTAGTTTTAAAGTAGCTGAAAATGAAGACTTCATAGCATTTTTGGACATCAATCCCAACGCTCCTGGGCATACGCTTTGTGTACCTAAAAAAGAAGTGAACAAGATTTTTGATCTCGATAGCGAAACCTATTTTGACTTAATGGACTTTTCTAGAGAAGTTGCCCTCGCACTAAGGGAAGAAGTTCCTTGCGAGCGTATAGGAATGTCAGTGATAGGTCTTGAAGTACCTCATGTTCATGTGCATTTGATTCCCTTGCGTGATATGGAAGATATGCGTTTTATCAATAAAGTCGACCTTAGTAAAGAAGCGATGCAAGATATAGCAGAACGTGTTAAAGCAAGGTTTGAAGCTAATTAG
- a CDS encoding TolB family protein produces MKKFLFLISIVSLISCKETATTEKVAATDTEKETANANPLIMEGEKHFKDMYQVTFGGDNAEAYWSFDDKQLIFQSNYADWDVNCDQMFLMNNGDSFRESVPKMVSTGKGRTTCAYFLPDNQHIIYASTHLEMEECPDTPLKENGKYVWPIYDSYDIFVADLEGNITAQLTNEKGYDAEPTVSPQGDKIVFTSDRSGDLELYTMNIDGSDVKQITFELGYDGGAFFSPDGTQLIFRSSRPKTEAEIKEYQDLLKTGLVQPTEMELYICNADGSDLRQLTQLGNANWSPFFLPDGKRVLFSSNFESERGFPFNLYMINTDGTGLERITHGDTFDAFPVFSNNGKYLAFSSNRNNGGGRDTNLFIAEWQD; encoded by the coding sequence ATGAAAAAGTTCTTATTCCTTATTTCCATCGTTTCCCTTATCAGTTGTAAAGAAACAGCAACTACTGAAAAGGTAGCAGCAACTGATACCGAAAAAGAAACAGCAAATGCAAATCCACTTATCATGGAAGGTGAAAAGCATTTTAAGGATATGTATCAAGTCACTTTTGGTGGTGATAATGCTGAGGCCTATTGGAGTTTTGACGACAAGCAGCTCATCTTTCAAAGCAACTATGCAGATTGGGACGTGAATTGTGATCAAATGTTCTTGATGAATAACGGAGACAGCTTTCGCGAAAGCGTACCGAAAATGGTCTCTACTGGCAAAGGAAGAACCACTTGTGCATATTTCTTACCTGATAATCAACACATCATTTATGCCAGCACCCATCTTGAAATGGAGGAGTGTCCAGATACGCCATTAAAGGAAAATGGTAAATATGTATGGCCTATTTATGATAGCTACGACATTTTTGTAGCCGACCTAGAAGGAAACATCACGGCACAACTTACCAATGAAAAAGGCTATGATGCAGAGCCTACAGTCTCTCCTCAAGGTGATAAAATAGTTTTTACCAGTGATCGCAGCGGCGATTTAGAGCTGTATACGATGAATATAGACGGCAGCGATGTCAAGCAAATCACCTTTGAACTAGGTTATGATGGTGGTGCCTTTTTCTCCCCAGATGGAACGCAATTGATCTTCCGTTCTTCACGACCTAAAACCGAAGCAGAAATTAAAGAATACCAAGATTTACTGAAAACGGGATTGGTGCAACCTACAGAAATGGAACTCTACATCTGTAATGCCGACGGCTCTGATTTGCGTCAGTTAACTCAGCTGGGAAATGCCAACTGGTCTCCATTCTTTTTACCAGATGGAAAACGGGTCTTGTTCTCTTCTAACTTTGAGTCAGAGCGAGGTTTCCCTTTCAACTTATACATGATCAATACCGATGGAACTGGTCTAGAACGCATCACACATGGGGACACTTTTGACGCTTTCCCAGTTTTTTCTAACAATGGAAAATACCTGGCTTTTTCTTCTAACCGCAATAATGGCGGTGGACGAGATACCAACTTGTTTATTGCTGAGTGGCAGGATTAA
- a CDS encoding Rieske (2Fe-2S) protein — translation MKIRKAYLLAILFVVFACSSDDGRNNNPFLVDLGFQIDLNTNLPQYGNLNFPGNSVIVPNVGLRGFVIYNLDNSQYFVYELSDPNHSPSGCSRMTVSGIEATCPCTDDQNKYNIITGQPIQGEGLYGLKAYRARRNGAIIRVTN, via the coding sequence ATGAAAATACGCAAAGCTTACCTTCTCGCTATTTTATTTGTTGTTTTCGCTTGTAGCAGCGATGACGGCCGTAATAACAATCCGTTTTTAGTAGATCTAGGTTTTCAAATAGACCTCAACACCAACTTACCTCAATATGGAAACCTCAACTTCCCAGGGAACTCTGTTATTGTTCCTAATGTGGGCTTACGTGGTTTTGTGATATACAATTTAGACAACTCACAGTATTTTGTTTACGAATTAAGCGATCCTAATCATTCTCCTAGCGGCTGTTCTCGCATGACCGTAAGTGGCATCGAGGCCACTTGTCCTTGCACTGACGACCAGAATAAATACAATATTATTACTGGGCAACCCATTCAAGGTGAAGGGCTTTATGGCTTAAAAGCATACCGCGCTCGCAGAAACGGAGCAATTATTAGAGTTACTAATTAG
- a CDS encoding TonB-dependent receptor: MKHLRRVLIAMALTITGLATAQNKQVKDSTTAEKLDEVLVKAVRVDAKSPITHSNLSKEEIAKRNLGQDIPMLLNFLPSVVTTSDAGAGIGYSGIRVRGVSSQSTNVTINGIPYTDAESLGTFWVNLGDFSSSVENLQLQRGVGTSTNGSGAFGASINILTDAVSREASGEVSNSFGSFNSRKHTVKFSTGLMGADAERSRGIEIAGRLSNIESDGYVDRASSSLKSYFLQGSYVDDNTLIKAVTFGGNNVTYQSWFGIDATTLRENRTFNPAGAYEDENGNQQFYDNEVDDYRQDHYQLHWNERYNNNWSTNVGLNYTYGRGFFEQFREDDDFSTYGFDPLVVDGQSVEETDLVRRRWLDNDYYVINASANYKNNEIDLIFGTSISHYDGDHFGEVIWARSASQSNIRDRYYDGNGKKNDLSVFSKATYKWNDRVQLYGDLQVRNVNYETSGINSNLTEFLVDENYTFFNPKAGVTYEYNDNNDLYVSYARANREPNRNDFESDPNVRPEQLNDFELGWRHKKGNLSFNVNSYLMLYNEQLVLSGELNDVGAPLRTNSGESYRLGLELEAVVPVTSQLTLQPNFAISSNKNRETVRSFDGELQNLGSTDIAFSPNLVAANAVVYQPLKNLQISLLSKFVGEQFMSNTEAQSSKLASYFTNDLNLVYTLKPKSTFDTVVFTALVNNIFDQKFVSNGYYFTFDDDFSNPGNIATVEGAGFYPQAGINFLTGVTFSF, encoded by the coding sequence ATGAAACATTTACGTCGCGTTTTAATTGCTATGGCATTAACCATAACTGGCCTAGCAACAGCGCAAAACAAACAAGTCAAAGATTCTACAACAGCCGAAAAGCTAGACGAAGTGCTCGTCAAAGCCGTACGAGTGGATGCAAAATCACCCATTACACACAGCAATCTTTCTAAGGAAGAAATTGCAAAACGCAACTTAGGCCAAGACATTCCTATGTTGTTAAATTTCTTACCATCTGTAGTAACCACAAGTGATGCCGGTGCAGGAATAGGGTATTCAGGAATTAGAGTGCGCGGTGTAAGCTCGCAATCTACTAATGTTACCATTAATGGAATCCCCTACACAGATGCCGAGTCCTTAGGAACGTTTTGGGTCAACTTAGGAGACTTTTCCTCCTCTGTAGAAAATCTACAATTACAACGTGGAGTGGGGACCAGCACCAATGGTAGTGGCGCATTTGGGGCGAGTATTAATATTTTAACCGATGCTGTTTCTCGTGAAGCCAGTGGGGAGGTTTCTAACTCTTTTGGTAGTTTTAATAGTAGAAAGCATACCGTGAAGTTTTCTACAGGACTAATGGGTGCGGATGCCGAGCGCAGTCGAGGTATTGAGATCGCTGGAAGGCTGTCTAATATTGAATCAGATGGTTATGTAGATCGCGCTTCGAGTAGTTTGAAATCTTATTTCTTACAAGGTTCTTATGTAGATGACAATACGCTTATTAAAGCAGTCACTTTCGGTGGTAATAATGTGACGTATCAATCTTGGTTCGGTATAGATGCTACAACGCTAAGAGAGAACAGAACCTTTAATCCGGCTGGAGCCTATGAAGATGAAAACGGCAATCAACAATTTTATGATAATGAAGTAGATGATTACCGACAAGATCACTACCAATTGCACTGGAATGAACGTTATAATAACAATTGGTCTACAAATGTAGGTTTGAATTATACTTATGGGCGTGGCTTCTTTGAGCAATTTAGAGAAGATGACGATTTCTCAACTTATGGTTTTGACCCACTAGTGGTAGACGGACAATCGGTAGAAGAAACAGACCTTGTACGTCGCAGGTGGTTGGATAACGATTATTACGTGATCAACGCCAGTGCTAATTATAAGAATAACGAGATAGACTTGATATTTGGAACCTCTATCAGTCACTATGATGGAGATCATTTTGGGGAGGTTATTTGGGCGCGTTCTGCCAGTCAAAGCAATATCAGAGACCGTTATTATGATGGTAATGGGAAGAAGAACGACCTGTCTGTATTTTCCAAGGCAACCTATAAATGGAATGATCGCGTGCAGCTTTATGGGGATCTACAAGTGAGAAATGTCAATTATGAAACCTCGGGTATCAATTCAAATCTCACAGAATTCTTAGTGGACGAAAACTATACGTTTTTTAATCCAAAGGCTGGAGTCACCTATGAATATAATGATAATAATGACCTTTATGTATCTTATGCCAGAGCAAACAGAGAGCCTAATAGAAATGATTTTGAAAGTGATCCTAATGTAAGGCCAGAGCAACTTAATGACTTTGAATTAGGATGGCGTCATAAAAAGGGAAATCTTTCTTTTAATGTAAATAGTTATTTGATGTTGTACAACGAGCAGTTGGTTTTAAGCGGTGAGCTCAATGATGTAGGAGCTCCATTAAGAACAAACAGTGGGGAAAGTTACCGTTTAGGACTAGAATTAGAAGCAGTGGTGCCGGTAACTAGTCAGCTTACTTTACAACCTAATTTTGCGATCAGTAGTAATAAGAATAGAGAAACAGTACGATCTTTTGACGGTGAGTTACAAAATCTAGGATCTACAGATATTGCTTTTTCCCCTAATCTAGTGGCCGCAAATGCTGTGGTGTACCAGCCATTAAAAAACCTACAGATTTCATTATTGAGTAAGTTTGTAGGAGAGCAATTCATGAGCAATACAGAAGCACAGTCTTCCAAATTAGCCAGCTATTTCACTAACGACCTCAATTTAGTGTATACCCTAAAACCGAAGTCCACTTTTGATACAGTAGTGTTTACCGCATTAGTAAATAACATATTTGATCAGAAATTTGTATCCAACGGATATTACTTCACGTTTGATGATGACTTTTCCAACCCGGGAAACATTGCTACTGTAGAAGGAGCTGGGTTTTATCCTCAAGCAGGAATTAATTTCTTAACTGGAGTTACGTTTTCATTTTAG
- the greA gene encoding transcription elongation factor GreA, producing the protein MGNVSYYTEAGLKKLKDELKQLKDVERPLASAAIGEARDKGDLSENAEYDAAKEAQGMLEMRISKLDAIVSNARIVDENTLDLSKVLIHSTVKIKNLGNKMTMNYKLVAQSEADVTQGHISVESPIGKALLGKEVGDVAEAVVPVGTIKLEIIEISRS; encoded by the coding sequence ATGGGTAACGTATCATATTATACAGAAGCAGGATTAAAGAAGTTAAAGGACGAGTTGAAGCAACTTAAAGATGTGGAACGCCCATTAGCATCGGCGGCTATTGGTGAGGCGCGTGATAAAGGAGATTTAAGTGAAAATGCTGAATATGATGCGGCAAAAGAAGCACAAGGGATGCTGGAAATGCGTATTTCTAAGCTGGACGCCATTGTTTCTAACGCACGTATCGTAGATGAAAACACGCTAGATCTTTCCAAGGTGCTTATTCATAGTACGGTTAAGATCAAGAATCTAGGCAATAAAATGACCATGAATTACAAGTTGGTGGCACAAAGCGAGGCAGATGTTACCCAAGGGCACATCTCTGTAGAATCACCTATAGGGAAAGCATTATTAGGTAAAGAAGTAGGCGATGTGGCTGAGGCCGTTGTTCCTGTAGGAACCATCAAATTAGAAATTATAGAAATTTCAAGAAGTTAA
- a CDS encoding M28 family peptidase, whose translation MRISILFIALCFLMSCKTDQKSLEPIKGDMKADVVYLASDSLQGRETGTSYELLAADYIAKRMKESGLEPKGNAGTYFQTFSFKPSSDPHQEAAFTDEKGDAFLTGTNVIGYLDNGAAQTVVIGAHYDHLGMGGEGSLYREGEAIHNGADDNASGVAVMLDLAYELKTSDKKGNNYLFMAFSGEEMGLLGSNYFTKNSTIALDSTSYMINMDMVGRLNDENTLAIYGTGTSPRWNQIVNAVNKDFKLAINKSGVGPSDHTSFYLNDIPVLHLFTGQHEDYHKPSDDAEKLNYVGMGQISDYILRIIGETDKIGKLAFRKTKNESDEVPRFKVGLGVVPDYLFTGKGMRIDGISEEKPAQKAGLMKGDIVVKLGDSTIVDMMSYMRTLATFDNGDKTKVVVDRGGTMVEKEIEF comes from the coding sequence ATGAGAATTAGCATACTTTTTATAGCCCTTTGTTTTTTAATGTCTTGCAAGACAGATCAAAAAAGTCTAGAACCCATTAAAGGAGACATGAAAGCCGATGTGGTTTACCTCGCCTCTGACAGTTTGCAAGGACGCGAGACGGGAACCTCTTATGAATTACTGGCGGCAGATTATATTGCAAAGCGCATGAAAGAATCTGGCTTAGAACCTAAAGGAAATGCAGGGACTTATTTTCAGACCTTTTCTTTTAAGCCATCCAGTGATCCACATCAAGAAGCTGCTTTTACTGACGAGAAAGGGGATGCGTTTTTAACCGGAACTAACGTGATAGGTTACCTTGATAATGGCGCTGCACAAACTGTTGTTATAGGAGCACATTACGACCATCTAGGAATGGGCGGTGAAGGCTCTTTATACCGTGAAGGAGAAGCTATACATAATGGTGCTGACGATAATGCTAGTGGTGTTGCCGTAATGCTAGACTTGGCTTATGAACTTAAAACCAGCGACAAAAAAGGAAATAACTACCTCTTTATGGCATTTTCTGGAGAAGAGATGGGTTTGTTAGGTTCTAATTATTTCACTAAAAATTCAACGATTGCCTTAGACTCGACGAGTTATATGATCAATATGGATATGGTAGGGCGATTGAACGATGAAAATACCCTTGCTATTTATGGAACAGGAACGTCTCCACGATGGAACCAAATAGTGAATGCCGTAAATAAAGATTTTAAACTGGCGATCAATAAAAGTGGTGTAGGTCCTAGTGATCACACCTCATTTTACTTGAACGATATTCCGGTATTGCACTTATTCACAGGACAACATGAAGATTACCACAAACCAAGTGATGATGCTGAGAAACTGAATTATGTGGGTATGGGGCAAATCTCTGACTACATTCTTAGAATAATAGGAGAGACCGATAAAATAGGAAAACTTGCTTTTAGAAAAACAAAAAACGAAAGCGATGAAGTGCCGCGTTTCAAGGTAGGTCTAGGTGTCGTTCCAGATTATTTATTTACAGGGAAAGGAATGCGTATCGACGGAATAAGTGAAGAAAAACCAGCTCAAAAAGCAGGATTGATGAAGGGCGATATAGTTGTAAAACTAGGCGATAGCACCATAGTAGATATGATGAGCTACATGCGCACACTTGCTACTTTTGATAATGGAGACAAGACTAAAGTCGTTGTGGACCGTGGTGGTACAATGGTGGAGAAGGAGATTGAGTTTTAG